Below is a window of Bacteroidota bacterium DNA.
ACAACAAGTACAGAAGCGACGGATCACCGCTGGTACTACGATGGGGCCAACAATGAATTCTGGCTCCGCCTGGTAACGGGAGACAAAGCCCAGCCATTTGGCGCCAAGAACCGCACAGATGGCGTGAAGCAGCCGTTTTCCATGCATTACGGTGTACGAATCAAGTAGTGGAGGAAGGCTGCTTCCGACGAAAGGTGTGGCGAAATCGCCAGATAACGCCTATCAGTAGCAGATTTCCCAAAGCAGCCGGCAAAATCTGGCTGATCGGGCCCAAACCGGACATCAGCGTCCCTAATCCAGCAGACAAGAGCGCTGTATAAGCACTTGTCATTTTCAAGAAGTGCTCAGGCAGCCATGCATGTGGTAGCTTGACCACTTTGCTTATGCGCAAGACATCGTATACACCAACGATAAACAAGACCAGCAGCAGGTAAAACACAACGCTTCCGTGCCACACAATATTGGCACCCTGCAAGCTGTAAATAAAAACGCAGCCGGCACACAACAGGAAAAGTGCCAACATCAGATCAGGCCACCCGGGGCCGCGGGTTTTGTACCAAAGCGCCCGATATCCTGACGCTGCCATGTAAAAACTCTGGATCGTTATCAACGTGAGGAACGGCCGGTCGCGAAAGAACAGCACACCGAGTGTTGCCGTGATGATGACACCAGCCATCAGCGAAAGAAAAACCCGGCCCGCTATGGTATGGGCACGCTGCCCTTTTGCAGAAGCATATGAAACGACGCCAACAAGCATCGCTAGGATACCGGCAGTGACGTGTATAAAGATGTTTAATCCGTGCATTGCATTCTCTGGTTACACTTGAAGAACCGTTGCAATGTCGGTGTAAAAAGCGACTGGGCGTAGTAAAAAGGCGCAGAACGCCCCACTGCTGGCGTGAAGTATACCCGTGCCGGCGTGAATGTCAGGCCAGGCGGGTTAGCTCGCGCAGCACATGTTGATAGGTGGCGCTACTTTTTACGGCGGGGATGGTGTGATTGGTAAACTCGATGAGGTACCGCTTCTTATCAAACGGTTTTATGCGGGCAATCTGCCGCGTGTTGATGATGTAACTGCGGTGTATGCGTACAAAGCTATCGGGCAACCGCTGCTCCAGGCGCGACAACGAGTAATCGCAGAGGTGTTTATCACCGGTTATGGTATACAGATATGCGTATTTATCGGCTGCTTCCAGCAAACCAAGCGTAGGTACAGGCACTAAATGGATTGCCGCCCCCTGGTTCACGGGAATGGTTTCCAGGACAGTATCAGGTTGTTCATCGGCGGCAACTGTAGTCGATGCTTGTCCCTTTTCATCTTGCGCCGGCATCGGATTAAGAAAACTGAAACCCAGGATGACACTAATGATTGCATTAGCAACATAGGTGCCCCCGCCGGAGAATGGTACATAAGGCCCATCATTAAGGCCAAGGGTCCGCACAAGCAACTCTACTTCTGAAGATGCTAAGCCTATCAGGGCGAAGGCCAAACCGAATACCACGAGTCCCCCTTGTGCTGTAGCCCCTTTTAGTGGCGGGCGTTGCCAAAGGAAATCTGCATTTGTGTAAATCAGTACCAGCGGAAATCCTACGCAGATGCTGGTGATTGTATTGAGAAGCATAGCCTCAGCCAGCAAGGCGCGGAAACCAATGGCATGATTGGCAATTCCTATTCCAAGGCCAATAAGAATAATCACCGGCAGGTATCGCAGCGCCGGCCCCAATTTCCACGTTGTCTCCATCCTGGCTGCTGAACTAGGCCAGTGTAATAATGAAGCTGATAATAAGCATCACCAACAGAAAAGCAACCAGCAGAATCATATCCAATTTGGACCGCCATCCGCCAGATATCATTTCTTCTTCAGTAAACTGTCCGTCTGGTTCTGTCAGCAGATTTGCTTCCTGCAACAGCGCATAGGCAGATTCAGCTTGCGAATCCAGTACCATCAGCTTAACACCGTGTACCTGCTGCAATTGTGGATGCATACCGCCGGCGTCATCTGCGCTCACAAACGCCTCAACATTCATGTCGGCCAGGTATTCTCGGGCAACTTCGGCTTCCATCCGCGAAAGAAAGGTAGAAACAACAACTGTTTTGTCTAAAGCAAGTTGATCCTGCATAGGGAATACCAGATGGTGAATGGTACACAAAAGGCTGTGCCTTTCTGTATTATATGGGTATCCCCTCCCTCTAGTTGCAAATCTGCCATTTGGAAAATCTGGTGCAACCGATTATATCCGTTGTTGATTAGCCATACCCCCTCAAAAACGCCAGACAGCACTTACCGCAGCAGCACCATCTTCTTGGACACAACCCCTTCGTTCGACCGGAGGCGGTAGATATACGTGCCACTGGGCAGATTACCGGCATCAAAAGGCACCTGGTACACACCAGCAGGCTGTGATCTGTCAACGAGTACCGATATGCGCTTACCCTCCAGATCAAACACTTCCAGCTTCACACTGCCGGCTTTCATCAGTGTATAATTAATGGTCGTTGTAGGATTAAATGGATTCGGGAAATTCTGCTGCAACTCAAATTGCTGTGGCTGCTCTCCCCCTTCTTCACTCACCGGTGCAACACTGTCAATAACACCAAGTCGCTGGTATGGAAAGCCAAAAAGTGCCCCTTGAACTGCAAACTGGCTAAAGCCGAACCAGTCTTGCAAAATGGTGCCGTACACGCTGCGAAAATCAATTTCGTGGGGCACATTACCATTGTTGATGTTGCGCAATTGCGGCACGCCGCCGGTAAGTCCACCTTTCACCCCGGGTCCAAAAAGGAAAAGCGGTGCAGCTTCCCCATG
It encodes the following:
- a CDS encoding LytTR family DNA-binding domain-containing protein, producing METTWKLGPALRYLPVIILIGLGIGIANHAIGFRALLAEAMLLNTITSICVGFPLVLIYTNADFLWQRPPLKGATAQGGLVVFGLAFALIGLASSEVELLVRTLGLNDGPYVPFSGGGTYVANAIISVILGFSFLNPMPAQDEKGQASTTVAADEQPDTVLETIPVNQGAAIHLVPVPTLGLLEAADKYAYLYTITGDKHLCDYSLSRLEQRLPDSFVRIHRSYIINTRQIARIKPFDKKRYLIEFTNHTIPAVKSSATYQHVLRELTRLA